A stretch of Rubinisphaera margarita DNA encodes these proteins:
- the thiC gene encoding phosphomethylpyrimidine synthase ThiC produces the protein MNQNESQTRYTLPPIGGNPSSVAAGTNPGAFAKRPQIQAGPAGALTYSSPDTPGMPAPSEKTAWDFMPEGWTRKPGYETNYHQAEAWEAPAGFEPVTQLESARLGIVTPEMTRVAEREPHLTPEQVRDEVAAGRMVIPANKVHLGHQLDPMCIGRASLTKINANMGASPVSSGTDEEVEKLRWALKWGADTIMDLSTGGDLDQCREAIVQNSTAPIGTVPIYSMIIGRKLNDLTHEVILDSLRHQAKQGVDYFTIHAGVLKNHLQFVKQRLIGIVSRGGSLLAKWMLDHNEENPMYVLWEDICQIMREYDVTFSIGDGLRPGGLADASDQAQLAELSTLGELTERAWRQGVQVMIEGPGHVPFDQIEYNMKLQRTLCHGAPFYVLGPLVTDIFPGYDHITSCIGATAAAYHGASMLCYVTPKEHLGLPKKDDVKQGCVAYKIAAHSADVALGIPGTRDRDDELTKARAALNWEKHFELSFDPDVARAYHDEDLDVDTDFCAMCGHDWCSVRISREIVEFSSGKEEKYGWEKAKKTAALTPEQQAILEQRGVLSPDEIHKLASKTVSKLAADKEGKANCHSDYVDADTAKGIQKEFVELDVK, from the coding sequence ATGAACCAGAACGAATCCCAGACGCGATACACGCTTCCTCCCATCGGCGGGAATCCGTCGAGTGTCGCCGCCGGCACCAACCCGGGAGCGTTCGCCAAGCGACCCCAGATTCAGGCCGGACCGGCCGGGGCGCTCACCTATTCTTCGCCCGATACCCCGGGCATGCCCGCTCCCTCGGAAAAAACCGCCTGGGACTTCATGCCGGAAGGCTGGACCCGCAAGCCGGGCTACGAAACGAACTACCATCAGGCCGAAGCCTGGGAAGCGCCCGCCGGCTTCGAACCGGTCACGCAGCTCGAGTCGGCTCGTCTCGGCATCGTCACGCCGGAAATGACCCGCGTCGCCGAACGCGAACCGCATCTCACGCCCGAGCAGGTTCGCGATGAAGTCGCCGCCGGCCGCATGGTCATTCCTGCCAACAAGGTGCACCTGGGCCATCAACTCGATCCGATGTGCATTGGCCGGGCTTCGCTCACCAAAATCAACGCCAACATGGGCGCTTCGCCCGTGTCGTCCGGCACCGATGAAGAAGTCGAAAAGCTCCGCTGGGCACTCAAGTGGGGTGCCGACACGATCATGGATCTCTCGACCGGCGGCGATCTCGATCAGTGCCGCGAAGCGATCGTGCAGAACAGCACCGCCCCGATCGGGACCGTGCCGATTTACTCGATGATCATCGGCCGCAAGCTGAATGACCTCACCCACGAAGTGATTCTCGACTCGCTCCGCCATCAGGCCAAGCAGGGGGTCGATTACTTCACCATTCACGCCGGCGTGCTGAAGAATCATCTGCAGTTCGTGAAGCAGCGGCTCATCGGCATCGTCTCCCGCGGCGGCTCGCTGCTCGCGAAGTGGATGCTCGATCACAACGAAGAAAACCCGATGTACGTCCTCTGGGAAGACATCTGCCAGATCATGCGGGAGTACGACGTCACCTTCAGTATTGGTGATGGACTCCGCCCGGGTGGACTCGCTGATGCGTCCGATCAGGCTCAGCTGGCCGAGCTTTCCACGCTGGGCGAACTGACCGAACGGGCCTGGCGACAGGGCGTGCAGGTCATGATTGAAGGCCCGGGGCACGTGCCGTTCGATCAGATCGAATACAACATGAAGCTGCAGCGGACCCTCTGCCACGGGGCTCCGTTCTACGTGCTCGGCCCGCTGGTGACCGACATCTTCCCCGGCTACGACCACATCACCAGCTGCATCGGAGCGACGGCTGCTGCCTACCACGGTGCCAGCATGCTCTGCTACGTCACGCCGAAGGAACACCTCGGCCTGCCGAAGAAGGACGATGTGAAGCAGGGCTGCGTCGCCTACAAAATCGCCGCTCACTCCGCCGATGTCGCCCTCGGCATCCCCGGCACCCGTGATCGTGACGATGAGCTGACGAAGGCCCGAGCCGCCCTGAACTGGGAGAAGCACTTCGAACTCAGCTTCGATCCCGATGTGGCCCGTGCCTACCACGACGAAGACCTGGACGTCGACACCGACTTCTGCGCCATGTGCGGCCACGACTGGTGCAGCGTTCGCATCAGCCGCGAGATCGTCGAGTTCTCCTCCGGCAAGGAAGAGAAATACGGCTGGGAAAAGGCGAAGAAAACAGCCGCCCTCACGCCGGAACAGCAGGCCATCCTCGAACAACGCGGCGTCCTCAGCCCGGACGAGATCCACAAGCTGGCCTCAAAAACGGTCAGCAAACTCGCCGCCGACAAAGAAGGCAAAGCCAACTGCCACAGCGACTACGTGGACGCCGACACGGCCAAGGGAATTCAGAAGGAATTCGTCGAACTCGACGTGAAGTAG
- a CDS encoding arylsulfatase, which yields MIRTTALIVLLAIIGSQMAMAQGPDRTEVPIPLAPFEGKIGRTYKESQGDWQHPPAPPEGAPNVLVILLDDVGFGQMSTFGGLIPTPNFDKLASNGLRFNRFHTTAICGPTRAALLTGRNHHECGNGFLMEWATGFPNYSTMIPKETATVGQVLQANGYATWWFGKNHNTPDWETTVAGPFDRWPTGLGFDYFYGFNAGETHQYYPVLFENTVAVEPKKTPEEGYHFMADMTDRAVARMKFSKSVAPKKPFFMYFAPGAMHAPHHAPAEWRKKFDGKFDMGWEKYREQVYQRQLAMGIIPQGTKLTPRPEWVPAWDSLNNQQKELYAALMENFAGYFAYTDHEIGRLLDAVNELPDADNTLVIYIAGDNGASAEGGHDGTLNEIRNLNGLTTPIESVLQDLDKLGGPETEPHYPIGWAWAGNTPFQWTKQIASHLGGTRNPMVVSWPAKIQHDDEPRDAFLHVVDVLPTVLEAVGVPMPESVNGVKQKPLSGKSFLASFNDPEFQGRSSQYFEIVSNRSIYEDGWKANAHHSFPWRGDYAPGNWDQDEWELYYLPDDFSEAVNLAGKHPEKLAELKATFERAAREHQVYPLDDRFSARIAIPKPPVPGFDPNSKTYTYYPGAIRIPEAAAPPVKNRSWTMRSEVKTTGENTEGVIVGFGGVAAGIALYLESGTPVFDYNYFGEHTVLKGDSVLPAGKATVSVDFSYEGGETPGGPATITLSINGRQVAQKKMAVTVPGRFGIDTFGIGEDSGQPVTQSYQSPFTFTGEIKRVTFQLK from the coding sequence ATGATTCGTACTACCGCCTTGATTGTTTTGCTGGCGATTATCGGCTCGCAGATGGCCATGGCCCAGGGCCCGGATCGCACTGAGGTGCCGATTCCCCTCGCGCCATTCGAAGGCAAGATTGGGAGAACATACAAAGAATCCCAAGGCGACTGGCAGCATCCGCCCGCGCCCCCGGAAGGGGCGCCCAATGTGCTCGTGATCCTGCTCGATGACGTTGGATTTGGGCAGATGTCAACGTTTGGAGGTTTGATTCCGACTCCGAATTTCGACAAGCTTGCCTCGAACGGCTTGCGGTTCAATCGATTTCACACCACGGCTATCTGCGGACCGACTCGGGCAGCCCTGCTGACCGGTCGCAATCATCACGAGTGCGGCAACGGGTTTCTGATGGAATGGGCCACTGGATTCCCGAACTATTCCACGATGATTCCCAAAGAGACCGCGACCGTCGGCCAGGTGCTGCAAGCCAACGGCTATGCCACATGGTGGTTTGGCAAGAACCACAACACGCCCGACTGGGAAACAACCGTCGCCGGTCCCTTCGACCGCTGGCCCACAGGGCTGGGGTTCGATTACTTCTACGGCTTCAATGCAGGGGAGACGCATCAATACTATCCCGTTCTCTTCGAGAACACGGTTGCTGTCGAGCCGAAGAAAACCCCCGAAGAGGGTTACCACTTCATGGCGGACATGACCGATCGGGCGGTTGCACGCATGAAGTTCTCCAAGTCGGTCGCGCCGAAGAAACCGTTCTTTATGTACTTCGCTCCCGGTGCAATGCACGCGCCGCATCATGCGCCGGCCGAATGGCGTAAGAAGTTCGATGGCAAGTTCGACATGGGCTGGGAGAAGTACCGCGAGCAGGTGTATCAGCGACAACTCGCGATGGGCATCATCCCTCAAGGGACGAAGCTGACACCACGCCCCGAGTGGGTGCCGGCGTGGGATAGTTTGAACAATCAGCAGAAGGAGCTTTATGCGGCGCTGATGGAGAATTTTGCGGGTTACTTTGCGTATACCGATCATGAAATCGGTCGACTACTCGACGCCGTGAATGAACTGCCCGATGCAGACAACACGCTTGTGATTTACATCGCTGGCGACAACGGTGCCAGCGCCGAAGGCGGGCATGACGGCACGCTTAATGAGATTCGAAATCTCAACGGGCTGACGACGCCGATCGAAAGCGTCCTCCAGGATCTCGATAAGCTCGGTGGTCCCGAGACGGAGCCGCATTACCCCATCGGTTGGGCCTGGGCGGGGAACACGCCATTTCAGTGGACGAAACAGATTGCCTCGCATCTGGGGGGAACACGTAACCCCATGGTCGTCAGTTGGCCAGCGAAGATCCAACATGACGACGAACCCCGGGACGCATTCCTGCATGTGGTGGATGTTCTCCCGACGGTTCTGGAAGCGGTTGGCGTGCCAATGCCGGAGTCGGTGAACGGCGTCAAACAGAAGCCCCTTTCCGGCAAATCATTTCTCGCCAGTTTCAATGATCCAGAATTTCAAGGACGGAGTTCGCAGTATTTCGAAATCGTCAGTAATCGCTCGATCTACGAAGACGGTTGGAAGGCGAATGCCCATCACAGCTTTCCCTGGCGTGGCGACTATGCCCCGGGCAACTGGGATCAAGATGAATGGGAACTGTACTATCTCCCCGATGATTTTTCCGAAGCGGTCAACCTGGCGGGAAAACACCCTGAGAAACTGGCTGAACTGAAAGCCACGTTTGAACGAGCTGCCCGAGAGCATCAGGTCTATCCACTTGATGATCGGTTTTCGGCCAGGATCGCGATTCCCAAGCCGCCGGTGCCCGGGTTTGACCCGAACTCGAAAACGTACACCTATTACCCCGGCGCCATCCGCATTCCAGAGGCGGCCGCCCCGCCCGTTAAGAATCGTTCCTGGACCATGAGGTCCGAGGTGAAAACCACAGGCGAGAACACCGAAGGGGTCATCGTGGGTTTCGGTGGTGTGGCCGCCGGAATCGCGCTCTACCTCGAAAGCGGCACTCCGGTATTCGATTACAACTACTTTGGCGAACACACGGTTCTCAAAGGGGACAGCGTCCTGCCTGCGGGAAAAGCCACTGTCAGCGTCGATTTCAGTTATGAAGGTGGGGAAACGCCGGGCGGTCCTGCCACGATCACTCTCAGCATCAATGGCAGACAAGTCGCACAAAAGAAAATGGCCGTCACTGTTCCAGGGCGTTTCGGCATCGACACCTTTGGCATTGGCGAAGACTCGGGACAACCGGTGACACAGAGCTATCAGTCCCCCTTCACATTCACCGGAGAGATTAAACGGGTCACGTTTCAACTGAAATGA
- a CDS encoding DMT family transporter translates to MRELLLMLVASMAAFVIPFQAIVNGRLGIALNNPLFAAFFSFLGGTVALIILLLVTTPGIPSWPQNSVLPWYYFIGGLFGVVFVTTVLVVTPKIGPANVLAATVVGQLFMAIIIDHFGILGVPVIPVSLPRILGCLMLLGGLLLIQTR, encoded by the coding sequence GTGCGAGAGTTGCTTCTGATGCTGGTCGCCTCGATGGCGGCCTTTGTGATTCCCTTTCAGGCCATCGTAAACGGGCGTCTGGGAATCGCACTCAACAATCCGTTGTTCGCGGCCTTCTTCTCGTTCCTCGGCGGGACCGTCGCGCTGATCATCCTGCTCCTGGTCACAACGCCCGGCATCCCCTCCTGGCCTCAGAATTCCGTTCTGCCCTGGTACTACTTTATCGGCGGACTGTTCGGCGTCGTCTTCGTGACCACCGTTCTGGTCGTGACCCCCAAAATCGGACCGGCCAACGTCCTCGCCGCGACCGTGGTCGGGCAGCTGTTCATGGCGATCATCATCGACCACTTCGGCATCCTCGGCGTCCCGGTCATCCCCGTGTCTCTCCCCCGAATCCTCGGCTGCCTGATGCTCCTCGGCGGCCTCCTGCTAATCCAGACTCGATAA
- a CDS encoding SMP-30/gluconolactonase/LRE family protein: MIRILLIGFSVALLAVAAAYGAEPVVDRDQDLELIRSDFGLADGPSWNDRGVLYVPDVKGQKLFQYSPRQQKWTSVLSDEFRISATFFNGGELYVSDNANSRIAVLDGKELKTVYQHDPDIKPPARPNDLVVDVHGGIYYTLTARGEVCYITPDHKTSTVVGKVDAPNGIILSPSESILYVSAYAAKEIWAFDVKEPGTLSEGRKFAVMDDGPEKGADGMCTDRAGNVYCCGATDVWIWNPEGKLLDKLTTPTRPINCTFGDPEMQSLYITGFGGLYRQAMNISGRSPEPEQKTSSREDRRLNTVIPDGIEAHRNVPYAEYGSRKLLADLFVPTAASQNPAVIVVHGGGWVKGDKTKFRAMAIALAERGYTTMAIEYRLGGEEKFPAASHDCSAAVRFLRAHAEQFRINPDQIGAIGGSAGGHLVGLMATGSDVSELQGSGGWNDQPSRLQAAIVMAGPLEMTTGSVADRSRTQPQSFSNVWLGQSIDQAPELYELADVCQKISADDCPILFLVGELDHPERNELSRERLKKHSIATDVTIYAGARHGCWNQLPWFDQVVEDTDRFFRSHLQTQ, from the coding sequence ATGATACGTATATTGCTGATTGGTTTTTCTGTCGCGCTGTTGGCGGTGGCTGCGGCGTACGGAGCGGAACCGGTCGTCGATCGCGATCAGGACCTGGAACTCATCCGCAGCGACTTCGGTCTTGCCGATGGTCCTTCCTGGAATGACCGGGGCGTGCTCTACGTGCCCGACGTGAAGGGACAGAAGCTGTTCCAGTACTCGCCGCGTCAACAGAAGTGGACCAGCGTGCTTTCCGACGAGTTCCGGATCAGCGCGACGTTCTTCAACGGCGGAGAACTCTACGTCTCTGACAACGCGAACAGCCGTATCGCCGTGCTGGATGGCAAAGAGCTGAAGACCGTTTATCAGCACGATCCCGACATCAAGCCCCCCGCTCGCCCGAACGACCTGGTCGTCGATGTGCATGGCGGGATCTATTACACGCTGACTGCTCGCGGTGAGGTTTGCTACATCACCCCGGATCACAAGACCTCGACCGTAGTCGGAAAGGTTGACGCTCCCAACGGGATTATCCTCTCGCCGAGCGAGTCGATCCTGTACGTGTCGGCTTATGCGGCCAAGGAAATCTGGGCATTCGACGTTAAGGAGCCCGGCACTCTCTCGGAAGGACGCAAGTTCGCGGTCATGGACGATGGTCCTGAAAAAGGTGCCGATGGCATGTGCACCGATCGCGCCGGGAATGTCTACTGCTGTGGAGCCACCGATGTCTGGATCTGGAATCCGGAAGGAAAACTGCTCGACAAACTCACAACGCCGACACGTCCGATCAACTGTACCTTCGGCGATCCCGAGATGCAGTCTCTGTATATCACGGGCTTTGGCGGACTCTACCGACAGGCGATGAATATCAGTGGTCGCTCTCCGGAGCCCGAGCAGAAGACTTCTTCCCGGGAGGACCGACGCCTCAATACGGTGATCCCCGACGGAATCGAAGCCCATCGCAACGTCCCGTATGCCGAGTACGGCTCGCGGAAGCTGCTGGCTGACCTGTTCGTTCCGACCGCGGCCAGTCAGAACCCGGCTGTGATCGTTGTCCATGGCGGAGGTTGGGTGAAAGGCGACAAAACCAAATTTCGGGCCATGGCCATTGCGCTGGCGGAACGCGGCTATACCACGATGGCGATTGAGTATCGACTCGGTGGTGAGGAGAAGTTCCCGGCTGCCAGCCATGACTGCAGTGCCGCAGTGCGTTTCCTGCGTGCCCACGCCGAGCAGTTCCGTATTAATCCTGATCAGATCGGAGCGATCGGAGGATCAGCAGGCGGACACCTCGTGGGACTCATGGCCACCGGGTCCGATGTCAGCGAGTTGCAGGGTTCTGGCGGCTGGAACGATCAACCGTCGCGCCTTCAGGCGGCTATCGTCATGGCTGGTCCACTGGAGATGACAACCGGGAGCGTGGCGGATCGGTCGCGCACTCAACCGCAGTCGTTTTCGAACGTCTGGCTGGGACAATCCATCGATCAGGCTCCTGAACTCTATGAGCTTGCCGATGTGTGTCAAAAGATTTCGGCGGACGACTGTCCGATCCTGTTCCTCGTCGGAGAACTGGATCATCCGGAACGCAATGAACTGTCGCGTGAGCGACTCAAGAAGCATTCTATCGCAACCGATGTAACGATTTATGCGGGCGCTCGACATGGCTGCTGGAATCAACTCCCGTGGTTCGACCAGGTGGTCGAGGATACGGATCGATTCTTCCGGAGTCATCTGCAGACTCAATGA
- a CDS encoding helix-turn-helix transcriptional regulator, whose product MPAMERVRRLLQIVALLQSGKTVNAPDLARECGVSRRTIFRDIENLRDSGLRIEFDEKKQTYRFEQSRFILPADLTGDEVLSLLVVCQDLADARTGIPYLESARTAAFKLASVLPREIRQTVSEVLDMYKVTLDARANLEDTRTFYEQIGKAMKARSPVQIKYDSFTDQRPVSTQLSPYCFHFCHRSWYVIGRSSRHRQIRTFHLKRFESVRVLSTKTYKIPARFSLESYFGNAWRMIREKSQPRHVVVRFAPKTAGNVAEVQWHKTQRIVSHDDGSIDFHVDVEGLDEISWWILGYGDTAEVLEPHELREKIERHARGMLNHYARADGPRPGGRITESSSS is encoded by the coding sequence ATGCCGGCCATGGAGCGGGTTCGACGCCTGCTGCAAATTGTAGCACTCCTGCAATCGGGAAAGACCGTCAACGCCCCCGACCTCGCACGCGAGTGCGGGGTCTCCCGGCGAACGATCTTTCGGGACATCGAGAACCTTCGGGACTCCGGTCTCCGGATCGAGTTTGACGAGAAGAAGCAGACCTATCGCTTCGAACAGTCTCGGTTTATCCTGCCGGCCGATCTCACAGGGGACGAAGTCCTTTCCCTGCTCGTGGTCTGTCAGGATCTGGCTGATGCCCGAACCGGGATTCCTTATCTGGAGTCCGCCCGCACCGCGGCCTTCAAACTGGCCAGTGTTCTCCCCCGTGAAATTCGGCAGACCGTCTCTGAAGTGCTGGATATGTATAAGGTCACGCTCGATGCCCGGGCGAACCTCGAGGATACCCGCACGTTCTACGAGCAGATCGGGAAGGCCATGAAAGCCCGGTCACCCGTCCAGATCAAGTACGACAGCTTCACGGATCAGCGACCGGTTTCGACACAGCTCAGTCCCTACTGCTTTCACTTCTGCCATCGCAGCTGGTATGTCATTGGTCGGTCATCGCGGCATCGACAGATCCGCACGTTTCATCTGAAACGGTTCGAAAGTGTTCGCGTCCTCTCCACGAAAACGTACAAGATTCCTGCCCGCTTTTCGCTGGAATCCTACTTCGGCAACGCGTGGCGAATGATTCGCGAAAAGAGCCAGCCGCGTCATGTCGTGGTCCGCTTTGCGCCGAAAACTGCTGGCAATGTCGCTGAAGTTCAATGGCACAAGACACAGCGGATCGTCTCCCATGACGATGGCAGTATCGATTTTCATGTCGATGTCGAGGGCCTCGACGAGATCTCCTGGTGGATTCTCGGCTACGGTGACACCGCTGAGGTTCTGGAACCGCATGAACTGCGGGAGAAAATCGAACGTCACGCACGCGGGATGCTGAATCACTACGCGCGAGCCGACGGACCTCGTCCCGGCGGAAGAATCACCGAGTCTTCTTCGTCGTAA
- a CDS encoding chloride channel protein encodes MDLLRDWLTRFVHRTESAEFQVSGKWFLLSILLGISAGLAAIIFDHLTTLIGSVCLRMAAGFYPGSAIGEFNPFESWIPELIAFNPWILLLVITVGASLSGLIVQYFAPDAAGPGTGAAITAFHHQRGYIRSNIIWVKTVATAITLGTGSSGGREGPIAQIGAAIGVWLGQRLHLTKRDRRILLAAGMGAGVGAIFRAPLAGALFAAEILYRDAEFEAEVIVPAAMSSIISYGIYSMLLPPEIRYTPMFGEQLRFQFFTPLELVPYTIMAVALILAGITFITSFHGLRTFFDSLKIPFWTRVACGAFLSGVAALILYYSFDQQGTVLGVVGTGYGTLQYVLTGEQPVAIPILLVVVFGKILTTSLTVGSGGSGGLFGPSMVIGGCTGVAVAQFLQPLFPDGLIHQTQAYGIVGMAGFFAGCANAPISTIIMVSELTGEYKLLIPTMWVSTLCFLLMRRHNLYRQQVPTRLESPAHRGDFIIDVLEGIPVEDVYRKGTLRMIARSTPLEKIVHIVADTQQHSYPVVDDNGRLVGIFSSDDVRAYLYNETIWRLANAEDVMTLNPITITPDDNLNTALRHFTSNNLDELPVVSSTDKGRILGMLGRKETISCYNRRVVDLKKTYDEEDSVILPPGRGPSARA; translated from the coding sequence ATGGATCTTCTTCGTGACTGGTTGACTCGATTCGTTCACCGAACGGAGTCGGCTGAGTTTCAGGTCTCGGGGAAGTGGTTCCTGCTCTCCATTCTGCTCGGGATCTCCGCCGGTCTTGCCGCGATTATCTTCGACCACCTGACCACTCTGATCGGTTCGGTCTGCCTGCGGATGGCCGCTGGCTTCTACCCCGGCAGTGCGATTGGCGAGTTCAATCCCTTTGAAAGCTGGATTCCCGAACTCATTGCGTTCAACCCCTGGATCCTGCTGCTCGTGATTACGGTCGGCGCTTCACTGTCCGGGTTGATCGTTCAATACTTCGCTCCCGACGCAGCCGGACCGGGAACCGGAGCGGCGATCACCGCGTTTCATCATCAGCGAGGTTACATTCGTTCCAATATCATCTGGGTGAAGACTGTCGCCACGGCAATCACGCTGGGGACAGGAAGTTCCGGGGGCCGCGAAGGCCCGATCGCTCAGATTGGAGCCGCTATTGGTGTCTGGCTCGGACAACGGCTGCATCTCACAAAACGGGATCGTCGGATTCTGCTGGCGGCCGGAATGGGAGCCGGTGTCGGGGCGATTTTCCGTGCTCCGCTGGCGGGAGCTCTCTTCGCGGCTGAGATTCTCTACCGCGATGCCGAGTTCGAAGCCGAGGTGATTGTCCCGGCTGCCATGTCCTCGATTATCAGCTACGGCATCTACTCGATGCTGCTGCCGCCTGAGATTCGCTACACACCGATGTTCGGCGAACAACTGCGGTTTCAGTTCTTCACGCCGCTCGAACTCGTGCCGTACACCATCATGGCGGTGGCTCTGATTCTGGCCGGCATCACCTTCATCACCAGCTTTCACGGACTGAGGACGTTCTTCGATTCCCTGAAGATTCCATTCTGGACGCGAGTTGCCTGCGGAGCGTTCCTCTCTGGTGTGGCGGCTCTGATTCTTTACTACAGCTTCGACCAGCAGGGGACGGTGCTTGGAGTTGTCGGGACCGGTTACGGCACGCTGCAATATGTGCTCACCGGAGAACAGCCGGTCGCGATTCCGATTCTGCTCGTGGTCGTATTCGGCAAGATCCTTACCACATCGCTGACCGTGGGGTCTGGCGGTTCAGGCGGCCTGTTCGGACCGTCGATGGTGATCGGCGGATGTACGGGAGTGGCGGTCGCTCAATTTCTGCAGCCGCTCTTTCCGGACGGACTGATCCATCAGACTCAGGCCTACGGGATCGTCGGCATGGCCGGATTCTTCGCCGGCTGCGCGAACGCTCCCATCTCGACCATCATCATGGTTTCGGAACTGACCGGGGAATATAAGCTGCTCATCCCCACGATGTGGGTGTCAACGCTCTGTTTTCTGCTGATGCGGCGGCACAATCTGTATCGTCAACAGGTGCCGACCCGGCTCGAGTCGCCGGCCCATCGTGGTGATTTCATCATCGATGTGCTCGAAGGAATTCCGGTTGAAGATGTCTACCGCAAGGGAACACTGCGGATGATCGCTCGCTCAACGCCTCTCGAAAAGATTGTGCACATCGTGGCCGATACTCAGCAGCACTCTTATCCGGTCGTCGACGACAACGGACGGCTTGTCGGCATTTTCTCGTCGGATGACGTCCGGGCCTATCTCTACAATGAAACAATCTGGCGGCTCGCCAATGCCGAAGATGTGATGACGCTCAACCCCATCACCATTACGCCGGACGACAACCTCAACACAGCTCTGCGGCACTTTACATCGAACAACCTCGATGAGCTGCCGGTTGTTTCCTCGACCGACAAAGGCCGCATTCTCGGAATGCTGGGGCGCAAAGAGACGATCTCCTGCTATAACCGGCGCGTCGTTGATCTGAAGAAGACTTACGACGAAGAAGACTCGGTGATTCTTCCGCCGGGACGAGGTCCGTCGGCTCGCGCGTAG
- the tsaB gene encoding tRNA (adenosine(37)-N6)-threonylcarbamoyltransferase complex dimerization subunit type 1 TsaB translates to MNLLGIECTGRRSSVALLRDGQPPVVRSLMQNGKPATQFLVSTVRELCQNSGINPRELELLAITKGPGSFTGLRIGLTFAKTFAWANSCILKAIPTFAATVEGMPAERKIVEVVEDLRRGQVAWQRFEFADQTWRSVNSLQMEDLDSWRQRDHTHVYHAGAGLERLATQLPDREWPADWPRVPEDEWMPDALQVATLGRRLYESEGGDDPFQVTPIYVRKSAAEERADAREA, encoded by the coding sequence ATGAATCTTCTTGGAATCGAATGCACCGGACGCCGCAGCTCTGTCGCACTGCTGCGCGACGGGCAACCGCCGGTCGTCCGTTCACTGATGCAAAACGGTAAGCCGGCGACCCAGTTTCTCGTCTCGACGGTCAGGGAACTCTGTCAGAATTCGGGCATCAACCCCCGGGAACTGGAGCTGTTGGCCATCACCAAAGGCCCCGGAAGCTTCACCGGACTTCGCATCGGCCTCACATTTGCCAAGACGTTCGCCTGGGCCAATAGCTGCATTCTCAAAGCGATCCCCACCTTCGCTGCGACCGTTGAGGGGATGCCGGCGGAACGAAAGATCGTCGAAGTCGTGGAGGATCTCCGACGCGGTCAGGTCGCCTGGCAGAGATTCGAGTTTGCCGACCAGACGTGGCGATCAGTCAATTCCCTGCAGATGGAAGACCTCGACAGCTGGCGACAGCGCGACCACACCCATGTCTATCACGCCGGTGCCGGGCTTGAACGTCTCGCCACGCAGCTCCCAGATCGGGAATGGCCCGCTGACTGGCCCCGGGTTCCGGAAGACGAATGGATGCCCGACGCGCTGCAGGTCGCCACACTCGGTCGGCGGCTATACGAGTCGGAAGGGGGCGACGACCCGTTTCAGGTCACGCCGATCTACGTTCGCAAGAGTGCCGCCGAGGAGCGGGCCGACGCACGCGAGGCGTAA